A window of the Lolium perenne isolate Kyuss_39 chromosome 7, Kyuss_2.0, whole genome shotgun sequence genome harbors these coding sequences:
- the LOC127318088 gene encoding serine/threonine-protein phosphatase PP1 — protein sequence MDAATLDDVIRRLLEARGGRTARPAQLTDPEIRRLCAAAKDVFLSQPNLLELEAPIKVCGDIHGQYSDLLRLFEYGGFPPEANYLFLGDYVDRGKQSIETICLLLAYKIKYPENFFLLRGNHECASINRIYGFFDECKRRFNVRLWKVFTDCFNCLPVAALIDDKILCMHGGLSPELKNMDQIRNIARPVDIPDHGLLCDLLWSDPDKDVDGWGENDRGVSYTFGADKVAEFLEKHDLDLVCRAHQVVEDGYEFFAKRQLVTIFSAPNYCGEFDNAGAMMSIDDSLTCSFQILKPSDKKGKAGGNMSKPGTPPRKIKINII from the exons ATGGACGCGGCCACGCTCGACGACGTGATCCGCCGGCTCCTGGAGGCGCGCGGCGGCCGGACGGCGCGCCCCGCGCAGCTCACCGACCCGGAGATCCGCCGCCTCTGCGCCGCCGCCAAGGACGTCTTCCTCAGCCAGCCCAACCTCCTCGAGCTCGAGGCGCCAATCAAAGTCTGCG GGGACATCCATGGCCAATACTCTGACCTTCTTCGGTTATTTGAGTATGGTGGCTTCCCACCAGAGGCGAACTATTTATTTCTGGGTGACTATGTTGATCGTGGCAAACAGAGTATTGAAACAATATGCCTTCTCCTTGCATACAAGATAAAGTACCCAGAGAACTTCTTTCTCCTTAGGGGAAACCATGAATGTGCCTCTATCAACAGAATTTATGGATTCTTTGATGAATGCAAGAGGAGGTTTAATgttcgtctctggaaggttttcactGATTGTTTTAACTGCCTGCCTGTGGCTGCACTTATTGATGATAAGATCCTGTGCATGCATGGGGGTTTATCGCCTGAACTAAAGAACATGGACCAGATACGTAATATTGCCCGTCCTGTGGATATTCCGGACCATGGTCTCCTCTGTGATCTACTGTGGTCAGACCCTGATAAAGATGTTGATGGCTGGGGTGAGAACGACAGGGGTGTATCTTACACTTTTGGAGCTGATAAGGTTGCGGAGTTCCTTGAGAAACATGATCTAGATTTGGTCTGCAGGGCTCACCAG GTGGTGGAGGATGGATATGAATTCTTTGCAAAACGCCAGCTTGTAACCATATTCTCTGCACCAAACTATTGTGGCGAGTTTGACAATGCTGGTGCTATGATGAGCATAGATGATTCACTAACATGCTCATTCCAGATCCTTAAGCCTTCTGATAAGAAAGGGAAAGCTGGAGGCAACATGTCAAAACCTGGAACACCGCCTCGGAAGATAAAAATCAATATTATTTAG